In Calliopsis andreniformis isolate RMS-2024a chromosome 6, iyCalAndr_principal, whole genome shotgun sequence, a single genomic region encodes these proteins:
- the LOC143181019 gene encoding uncharacterized protein LOC143181019 isoform X2 — protein MDRQEETSSYPNLKPRTHKPIKDVEATIEPRVIKTEVTSIRNGEEMLAPKFEQKLHKPGDEIEDIWVDKPKDREIKPIRKHEDDVKPIQKLDSRKPNDELERTSINKSNGDKVTPSQKAEDTTQALKPTLTTSTPKVNDEIEDIWADRSPDREIKPIRKGEVQGNKLIRKSEDLPKAVSKPIEQKPKNEIEDIQQNKPRDREIKSTKKSEDVPKSISKPSVQKSENEIEDIWADKPQDREIKSTKKSDDVQKLVPKPEILEPTNKLKDDQKEKSRVRKVKPTRKAENAPKSVPKARVQEPDNEVEDIWADRPQDHEIKSSKKIENVEKPKSKPKPKVQQTNNEIKDIWADRPQEHEINPLQKSEDIPKSVPKVQVQKPNNEIEDIWADRPQDREMKSIKKTEDMPKSVSKPHTQELNNEIEDIWADRPQEREIKPIWKEVPQKITITKPDQTQHKDVKDVQKPRLNDSSGKPDSPISKEETPLNKSTNTEKVKPKLKTTRKKSETDKVYTDMYM, from the exons ATGGATAGGCAGGAG GAAACATCTTCATACCCGAACCTTAAACCACGTACACATAAACCTATCAAAGATGTTGAG GCTACTATTGAACCAAGGGTTATCAAAACCGAGGTTACATCAATTAGAAACGGCGAG GAAATGTTGGCACCTAAATTCGAACAAAAATTACACAAACCTGGTGATGAAATAGAG GATATTTGGGTGGACAAGCCGAAGGATCGCGAAATAAAACCTATTCGAAAACATGAG GATGATGTAAAACCAATACAAAAATTAGACTCGCGCAAACCAAACGATGAATTAGAG CGCACCTCGATTAATAAATCAAACGGCGATAAAGTTACACCGTCACAGAAAGCTGAG GATACAACACAAGCATTGAAACCAACACTTACAACATCCACACCAAAAGTAAACGATGAAATAGAG gatATTTGGGCAGATAGATCTCCTGATCGCGAGATTAAGCCCATTAGGAAGGGCGAAGTGCAG GGGAATAAGCTAATTAGAAAAAGCGAGGATCTACCAAAAGCAGTATCTAAACCAATAGAGCAGAAACCAAAGAATGAAATAGAG GATATTCAACAAAATAAACCGCGAGATCGCGAAATCAAATCTACTAAAAAGTCTGAGGATGTACCAAAGTCAATATCTAAGCCATCTGTGCAAAAATCAGAAAATGAAATAGAG GATATTTGGGCAGATAAACCACAGGATCGTGAAATCAAGTCTACTAAAAAATCTGATGATGTACAAAAGTTAGTACCTAAACCAGAGATATTGGAACCTACCAATAAACTTAAG GACGATCAAAAAGAAAAATCTCGAGTTCGTAAAGTTAAGCCTACTAGAAAAGCTGAAAATGCACCGAAGTCAGTCCCAAAAGCACGAGTGCAAGAGCCGGATAATGAAGTAGAG GATATCTGGGCAGATAGACCTCAGGACCATGAAATTAAATCAAGTAAAAAGATTGAGAATGTAGAAAAGCCTAAATCTAAGCCTAAGCCAAAAGTCCAACAGACGAACAATGAAATAAAG GATATTTGGGCTGATAGGCCACAGGAACATGAAATTAATCCACTTCAGAAGAGTGAGGATATACCGAAGTCAGTACCTAAGGTGCAAGTTCAAAAACCAAATAATGAAATAGAG GACATTTGGGCAGATAGGCCACAAGATCGCGAAATGAAATCCATTAAAAAGACTGAAGACATGCCGAAGTCAGTGTCTAAGCCACATACGCAAGAGTTAAATAATGAAATCGAG GATATTTGGGCAGATAGGCCACAAGAACGAGAGATTAAACCTATCTGGAAGGAG GTACCGCAAAAAATAACTATCACAAAACCAGATCAGACACAACACAAAGATGTTAAG GATGTTCAAAAACCGAGATTAAACGACTCAAGCGGCAAACCTGATTCTCCAATATCTAAAGAAGAGACGCCTTTAAATAAATCGACTAATACA gaAAAGGTTAAACCCAAATTGAAAACTACACGTAAAAAAAGCGAAACAGACAAGGTATACACGGACATGTACATGTAA
- the LOC143181019 gene encoding uncharacterized protein LOC143181019 isoform X1: MDRQEETSSYPNLKPRTHKPIKDVEATIEPRVIKTEVTSIRNGEEMLAPKFEQKLHKPGDEIEDIWVDKPKDREIKPIRKHEDDVKPIQKLDSRKPNDELERTSINKSNGDKVTPSQKAEDTTQALKPTLTTSTPKVNDEIEDIWADRSPDREIKPIRKGEVQVLHFQEIPEVKHESRDQRIDTDIKPYKNQNQGNKLIRKSEDLPKAVSKPIEQKPKNEIEDIQQNKPRDREIKSTKKSEDVPKSISKPSVQKSENEIEDIWADKPQDREIKSTKKSDDVQKLVPKPEILEPTNKLKDDQKEKSRVRKVKPTRKAENAPKSVPKARVQEPDNEVEDIWADRPQDHEIKSSKKIENVEKPKSKPKPKVQQTNNEIKDIWADRPQEHEINPLQKSEDIPKSVPKVQVQKPNNEIEDIWADRPQDREMKSIKKTEDMPKSVSKPHTQELNNEIEDIWADRPQEREIKPIWKEVPQKITITKPDQTQHKDVKDVQKPRLNDSSGKPDSPISKEETPLNKSTNTEKVKPKLKTTRKKSETDKVYTDMYM, from the exons ATGGATAGGCAGGAG GAAACATCTTCATACCCGAACCTTAAACCACGTACACATAAACCTATCAAAGATGTTGAG GCTACTATTGAACCAAGGGTTATCAAAACCGAGGTTACATCAATTAGAAACGGCGAG GAAATGTTGGCACCTAAATTCGAACAAAAATTACACAAACCTGGTGATGAAATAGAG GATATTTGGGTGGACAAGCCGAAGGATCGCGAAATAAAACCTATTCGAAAACATGAG GATGATGTAAAACCAATACAAAAATTAGACTCGCGCAAACCAAACGATGAATTAGAG CGCACCTCGATTAATAAATCAAACGGCGATAAAGTTACACCGTCACAGAAAGCTGAG GATACAACACAAGCATTGAAACCAACACTTACAACATCCACACCAAAAGTAAACGATGAAATAGAG gatATTTGGGCAGATAGATCTCCTGATCGCGAGATTAAGCCCATTAGGAAGGGCGAAGTGCAGGTATTACATTTTCAGGAGATTCCAGAAGTTAAACATGAATCCCGCGATCAGAGAATAGATACTGATATAAAACCATATAAAAATCAAAATCAGGGGAATAAGCTAATTAGAAAAAGCGAGGATCTACCAAAAGCAGTATCTAAACCAATAGAGCAGAAACCAAAGAATGAAATAGAG GATATTCAACAAAATAAACCGCGAGATCGCGAAATCAAATCTACTAAAAAGTCTGAGGATGTACCAAAGTCAATATCTAAGCCATCTGTGCAAAAATCAGAAAATGAAATAGAG GATATTTGGGCAGATAAACCACAGGATCGTGAAATCAAGTCTACTAAAAAATCTGATGATGTACAAAAGTTAGTACCTAAACCAGAGATATTGGAACCTACCAATAAACTTAAG GACGATCAAAAAGAAAAATCTCGAGTTCGTAAAGTTAAGCCTACTAGAAAAGCTGAAAATGCACCGAAGTCAGTCCCAAAAGCACGAGTGCAAGAGCCGGATAATGAAGTAGAG GATATCTGGGCAGATAGACCTCAGGACCATGAAATTAAATCAAGTAAAAAGATTGAGAATGTAGAAAAGCCTAAATCTAAGCCTAAGCCAAAAGTCCAACAGACGAACAATGAAATAAAG GATATTTGGGCTGATAGGCCACAGGAACATGAAATTAATCCACTTCAGAAGAGTGAGGATATACCGAAGTCAGTACCTAAGGTGCAAGTTCAAAAACCAAATAATGAAATAGAG GACATTTGGGCAGATAGGCCACAAGATCGCGAAATGAAATCCATTAAAAAGACTGAAGACATGCCGAAGTCAGTGTCTAAGCCACATACGCAAGAGTTAAATAATGAAATCGAG GATATTTGGGCAGATAGGCCACAAGAACGAGAGATTAAACCTATCTGGAAGGAG GTACCGCAAAAAATAACTATCACAAAACCAGATCAGACACAACACAAAGATGTTAAG GATGTTCAAAAACCGAGATTAAACGACTCAAGCGGCAAACCTGATTCTCCAATATCTAAAGAAGAGACGCCTTTAAATAAATCGACTAATACA gaAAAGGTTAAACCCAAATTGAAAACTACACGTAAAAAAAGCGAAACAGACAAGGTATACACGGACATGTACATGTAA
- the LOC143180198 gene encoding uncharacterized protein LOC143180198 yields MSSASLNNNAKTGLPRVKRRTRNWRETGIRKPMKESERKGETERSIYGRKAFAEHIFTVNGVEVVIFALLVSSSSGANISASPLITGFQRGRSQGVDLEGSGGCAGLRWCDEGVNLEPQGRRSVLSGGDREDAIASEDSRRRRRRVLHLEVSRGYLVRLVGARGPGDWDGKFSAPYKRRDKRQGQTGRIKYKRSDDHTVTTTKTTEYSLFPLFLLFIFSFCSTRFFFASTTENQKCAYLTSRELDACYD; encoded by the exons ATGTCATCCG CATCGCTT AataacaatgcaaaaactggccTGCCAAGAGTAAAAAGAAGGACGAGAAATTGGAGAGAAACAGGAATAAGAAAACCTATGAAAGAGTCAGAAAGAaaaggagagacagagagatcTATTTATGGTCGTAAGGCATTCGCGGAACATATTTTCACGGTGAACGGTGTCGAGGTTGTTATTTTCGCGCTTCTAGTTTCAAGTTCATCAGGAGCGAATATCTCTGCGTCCCCACTAATTACGGGGTTTCAA CGAGGGAGGTCGCAAGGGGTGGATCTTGAGGGGAGTGGAGGATGCGCAGGACTCAGGTGGTGCGATGAAGGAGTCAACCTCGAACCACAGGGGCGTAGGAGTGTTCTAAGTGGTGGGGATCGCGAGGACGCGATTGCGTCGGAGGATTCGCGCCGACGCAGACGTCGAGTTCTCCACCTCGAGGTGTCACGAGGATATCTGGTACGGTTAGTTGGCGCGCGGGGCCCCGGTGACTGGGACGGCAAATTCAGCGCTCCGTATAAAAGGAGAGACAAGAGACAGGGCCAAACGGGCAGGATAAAATATAAACGGAGTGACGACCACACAGTGACGACGACGAAGACGACCGAATATTCATTATTtccattatttctattatttatcTTCTCCTTTTGTTCGACACGTTTCTTTTTCGCTTCGACGACCGAGAACCAAAAGTGCGCGTACCTGACGAGCCGCGAGCTCGACGCCTGCTACGATTAA